From Polaromonas hydrogenivorans, one genomic window encodes:
- a CDS encoding 3-deoxy-7-phosphoheptulonate synthase, whose amino-acid sequence MSTQISDIHIAQADPLPEPRLLQGELPAGEAEAAFIAASRAATRNILRGLDDRLLVIVGPCSIHEPESALEYAARLRPLAPRLDDSLLLVMRVYFEKPRTRMGWKGLIYDPELDGQGDIGAGLRHARCILLECARLGVPAASEILDLVTPQYYAELLTWGAIGARTVQSPLHRQMASALSAPVGFKNATNGSVGAAIDAIHVAVQSHRFPSISLEGKAIVITTTGNPDGHLVLRGASDGPNYDAASVSRAAASLSQAGLPARLVIDCSHGNSNKDFSRQPAVAADIAQQIASGSSSICGLMIESHLVEGRQDIVDGRQGLRYGQSVTDACIGWEATVAVLEQLAASVRQRRAGARA is encoded by the coding sequence ATGTCCACCCAAATCTCAGACATCCACATCGCCCAGGCCGACCCGCTTCCGGAACCCCGGCTGCTGCAGGGCGAACTGCCAGCGGGCGAAGCCGAAGCCGCATTCATTGCCGCCTCGCGCGCTGCCACCCGCAATATATTGCGCGGTCTGGATGACAGGCTGCTGGTTATCGTGGGCCCGTGCTCGATCCACGAGCCTGAGTCGGCCCTGGAATACGCTGCACGGCTGCGCCCGCTGGCCCCGCGCCTGGACGATTCGCTGCTGCTGGTGATGCGCGTCTACTTCGAAAAACCGCGCACGCGCATGGGCTGGAAGGGTTTGATCTACGACCCGGAACTCGACGGCCAGGGCGACATTGGCGCGGGCCTGCGCCATGCGCGGTGCATCCTGCTGGAATGCGCGCGGCTGGGCGTGCCGGCGGCCTCTGAAATCCTGGACCTGGTGACGCCGCAGTACTACGCCGAACTGCTCACCTGGGGCGCGATCGGCGCCCGCACGGTGCAAAGCCCGCTGCACCGGCAGATGGCTTCGGCCCTTTCGGCGCCCGTGGGCTTCAAGAACGCTACCAACGGCAGCGTGGGCGCCGCCATCGACGCCATCCATGTGGCCGTCCAGTCGCACCGCTTTCCCTCCATCTCGCTCGAAGGCAAGGCCATCGTCATCACGACCACCGGCAACCCTGATGGCCACCTGGTGCTGCGCGGCGCCAGTGACGGGCCGAACTACGACGCCGCCAGCGTCAGCCGCGCTGCGGCGAGCCTGTCCCAGGCCGGCTTGCCCGCGCGGCTGGTGATCGACTGCAGCCACGGCAACAGCAACAAGGACTTTTCCAGGCAGCCCGCCGTGGCGGCCGATATCGCGCAGCAAATCGCCAGCGGCTCGAGCAGCATCTGCGGCCTCATGATTGAGAGCCACCTGGTCGAAGGCCGGCAGGACATCGTCGATGGTCGCCAAGGCCTGCGCTACGGGCAGAGCGTCACCGACGCCTGCATCGGCTGGGAGGCGACCGTGGCCGTGCTGGAGCAGCTGGCGGCGTCCGTGCGCCAGCGCCGGGCGGGCGCCAGGGCTTAA
- a CDS encoding Vgb family protein, with product MAVPMNAHSFHSAQMTRISRRSTLGALSAVLLWPGAGRAQPPDAARLQSWPLNTPRATGIHDLAPAPDGGVWFSAQRSGHLGWFDPRTGKPELISLGDASSPHGVIAGPDGAAWLTDGGQNAIARVSWPAREVRLFHLPAATPHANLNTCAFDGDGDLWFTGQSGYVGKVAVRTGLVSVKASPRGRGPYGICATPRGDVWWCSLAGSFIAQIDRKTGMSRIVEPPTQRQGARRVWSDSRGRIWVAEWNSGNLSMHDPALGMGANSWRTWKAPGTDPHVYAVYVDDQDIVWAAEWSNNAMLRFDPGSEKFGVLPMPRPAANIRQILGRPGEVWLPESGTEFISVIRTG from the coding sequence ATGGCCGTGCCAATGAACGCTCATTCGTTCCACAGCGCCCAGATGACCCGCATCAGCCGCCGCAGCACGCTGGGCGCGCTGTCCGCCGTTCTGCTCTGGCCCGGCGCCGGGCGCGCGCAGCCTCCGGATGCCGCGCGTCTGCAGTCCTGGCCGCTCAACACGCCGCGTGCCACCGGCATCCATGACTTGGCACCGGCGCCGGATGGCGGGGTATGGTTCTCTGCGCAGCGCAGCGGGCACCTGGGCTGGTTTGACCCGCGCACGGGCAAGCCGGAACTGATTTCTTTAGGCGATGCTTCGTCGCCGCACGGCGTCATTGCCGGACCCGACGGCGCGGCCTGGCTGACCGACGGTGGGCAAAACGCCATAGCGCGCGTGAGCTGGCCAGCGCGTGAGGTGAGGCTTTTCCACCTGCCTGCCGCAACGCCCCATGCCAACCTCAACACCTGCGCCTTTGATGGCGACGGCGACCTGTGGTTTACCGGGCAAAGTGGCTACGTTGGCAAAGTGGCCGTGCGCACCGGCTTGGTCAGCGTGAAAGCGTCACCGCGCGGACGCGGGCCCTACGGCATATGCGCCACTCCCAGGGGCGACGTGTGGTGGTGCTCGCTGGCGGGGTCGTTCATTGCACAAATCGACCGAAAAACCGGCATGTCACGCATCGTAGAACCACCCACGCAGCGCCAGGGCGCGCGCCGCGTCTGGTCCGACAGCCGTGGCCGCATCTGGGTGGCCGAATGGAACAGCGGCAACCTCTCCATGCACGACCCGGCGCTGGGCATGGGGGCCAACAGTTGGCGCACCTGGAAAGCGCCAGGAACCGATCCGCATGTGTACGCCGTGTACGTGGACGACCAGGACATCGTCTGGGCCGCAGAGTGGAGCAACAACGCCATGCTGCGCTTCGACCCGGGCAGCGAGAAGTTCGGTGTGCTACCCATGCCACGTCCCGCCGCTAACATCCGCCAGATACTGGGCCGGCCTGGGGAGGTTTGGCTGCCGGAAAGCGGGACCGAGTTTATTTCGGTGATCAGGACGGGGTGA